Proteins found in one Zea mays cultivar B73 chromosome 1, Zm-B73-REFERENCE-NAM-5.0, whole genome shotgun sequence genomic segment:
- the LOC100192965 gene encoding uncharacterized protein LOC100192965, producing the protein MRFVVTKVCSGGGKARAGALHIAGAGIGIETPALLLSTRKGLPAFLSCDLLASLPLPDSLLLHVCPTHFIEGPPVKTISAIRGLHGMLGLPDHILVAAASDSIESLPSCEATNKFGASFETPSGRRLVKPSDYMELISCMKPNIWASLADEVPAWVTEKRNKVSVDRTLRWLDACIALDVASGTNSFGVIVGGSSLEQRKLCATEVSKRNVSGFWIAGFGFGESIEERCTLLNATTDCLPREKPRLVSRLGLPEEVLEGVAAGIDLFDSTYIYQLTMGGFALIFPVDMVEREMQNGVLNTTDGDSTKINLRATTYRKDTSRLVDSCNCFTCQNHTRAYLNHLLNVHEMLAQILLEIHNTHHYLRFFHSIREAIKVGEFDLFRQEFVKKRRTHFAAVVV; encoded by the exons ATGAGGTTTGTGGTGACGAAAGTTTGCAGCGGCGGAGGGAAGGCGCGGGCGGGTGCGCTCCATATAGCCGGCGCCGGCATTGGCATTGAGACGCCGGCGCTGCTGCTGTCCACTCGTAAGGGGCTGCCGGCATTCTTGTCCTGTGACCTCCTTGCCTCCTTGCCACTCCCGGACTCCCTCCTTCTCCATGTCTGTCCTACCCATTT TATAGAAGGCCCTCCAGTGAAGACAATATCAGCTATTAGGGGTTTGCACGGTATGCTGGGTTTACCTGATCACATTCTTGTAGCGGCGGCAAGCGATTCTATTGAGAGTCTGCCATCATGTGAAGCCACCAACAAATTTGGTGCCTCCTTTGAAACTCCTTCGGGTCGTAGACTG GTAAAACCATCAGACTATATGGAGTTGATTTCCTGTATGAAGCCTAATATATGGGCCAGTTTGGCGGATGAGGTACCAGCTTGGGTGACTGAGAAACGAAACAAAGTCTCTGTTGACAGGACATTGCGGTGGCTTGATGCATGTATTGCTTTGGATGTG GCTTCTGGGACTAATAGTTTTGGTGTAATTGTGGGAGGATCTAGCTTAGAACAGCGAAAGCTATGTGCCACTGAAGTGTCGAAGCGGAATGTTTCAG GCTTTTGGATTGCAGGATTTGGCTTTGGAGAGAGTATTGAAGAACGTTGCACTTTGCTCAATGCCACAACA GATTGCTTGCCACGGGAAAAACCTCGGCTCGTATCTAGGCTTGGTCTTCCAG AGGAGGTCTTGGAGGGTGTGGCTGCTGGTATCGACCTTTTTGACTCCAC ATACATTTACCAACTTACTATGGGTGGTTTCGCACTGATCTTCCCTGTTGACATGGTTGAAAGAGAAATGCAGAATGGTGTACTCAACACTACTGATGGCGATTCAACAAAGATTAACCTGCGTGCTACAACATATCG GAAGGATACGTCACGGCTAGTTGATAGCTGTAATTGCTTCACATGCCAAAATCACACCCGTGCGTACCTCAATCATTTGCTCAATGTCCATGAGATGTTGGCTCAAATTCTTCTGGAGAT ACACAATACCCATCATTATCTTCGTTTCTTCCATTCCATACGGGAGGCGATCAAGGTTGGAGAGTTTGATCTTTTCCGACAGGAGTTCGTTAAGAAGAGACGCACCCATTTCGCTGCTGTTGTGGTCTAG